A genome region from Alkalimarinus coralli includes the following:
- a CDS encoding AraC family transcriptional regulator — translation MTAKDKQDDNNEVTVNASSTRSLSGYLIKKGLSKKKLEAQTGLTLSKLDQPDQRIPIETFQSLWDIAEQFTKDPAVGLHVGESSNPDDMGVVGHIFFNNATLGEALKQFERLYKLVNQGMRVEFYVDDDFAYLNYICERPEYYSRANMDRTMAISVIRARTLIRSKLKMEYVAFAHPEPGYIDEYQRIFQCPIKFDQPHCSIVFKKQFLAFELPKRNPYLHKVLTRHVETLLNKIRPKKSLSDQVKVIASKQLPKGDIDAEKVASQLCMSRHTLYRKLKAEGSSFQELIEAVRKEKAIRYIKEKRYSLSEIAFLLGFSELSAFSRAFKRWTGSSPAKYQK, via the coding sequence ATGACTGCAAAAGACAAACAAGACGATAACAACGAAGTCACAGTAAATGCCTCTTCCACTCGCTCGTTATCGGGCTACCTTATTAAAAAAGGGCTCTCAAAAAAGAAGCTGGAAGCCCAGACCGGTCTGACACTGAGTAAGCTTGACCAGCCGGATCAACGCATTCCCATTGAAACTTTTCAATCCCTGTGGGACATTGCCGAACAGTTTACCAAAGACCCGGCGGTCGGCCTTCATGTCGGAGAGTCATCCAACCCCGACGATATGGGAGTGGTAGGCCATATATTCTTCAACAATGCCACGCTGGGAGAAGCATTAAAGCAATTTGAAAGGCTCTATAAGCTGGTCAACCAAGGCATGCGGGTAGAGTTTTATGTCGATGATGACTTTGCCTATCTAAACTATATTTGCGAGCGGCCGGAGTATTACTCCCGCGCCAACATGGATCGTACCATGGCCATCTCTGTGATAAGAGCACGCACACTGATTCGCTCAAAATTAAAAATGGAGTATGTTGCTTTCGCGCACCCTGAACCGGGTTACATAGACGAGTATCAACGGATATTTCAGTGCCCGATCAAATTTGATCAGCCCCACTGCTCGATTGTCTTCAAGAAACAGTTTCTGGCGTTTGAACTTCCCAAACGTAACCCTTACCTTCACAAGGTACTGACCCGACACGTTGAAACACTGCTGAACAAGATCAGGCCCAAAAAATCACTCTCGGATCAGGTCAAAGTCATTGCCTCCAAGCAATTGCCAAAAGGCGATATTGATGCAGAGAAGGTAGCCTCACAACTCTGTATGAGCCGCCATACCCTCTATCGAAAACTAAAAGCCGAAGGCAGTTCTTTCCAGGAACTAATCGAAGCCGTTAGAAAAGAAAAAGCCATTCGTTATATTAAAGAAAAACGTTACTCGCTCAGTGAAATTGCGTTCTTACTCGGTTTTTCAGAGCTCAGCGCCTTTAGCCGGGCCTTTAAACGCTGGACCGGTTCGTCACCAGCAAAATATCAGAAATAA
- a CDS encoding autotransporter assembly complex protein TamA: MKRRNNGHGFTAALAHHWALNGLVFFVLIFLASPSVLANVEVIVTGGDKALTDNVKARIGDVDDAELRNPRLLERRLNSLVTDAVQVLGYYHCEWTIELAPDKVIVELAPGPPVVLLAPHIKINGPAAELPVFNKIIKDHPLTAGEQLDHSKYDALKKALMQKAQSLGFFDANYTESELLVDVRRNDAQIRLMMKSGERYHFGEVTFDGSQLSSEFLHTIVPFKQGAPYERELLVSFRRKLYETGYFSSVSVDTERVVREGQKQVNLKVSAEDTSQHQFEVGLGFDTDNGPRVRFNWGMPVIGTRGHAWNSTLEVSKPEQEVSATYRIPLQKPLTHFLMFDTGFLHQEIESTESSLFNVGVARLNLKENNWQLRYGVSADYERYRQSDDDWVDVFYLVPKIGWMRSELDKGRSPAHGYRLWLTFSGSSTELGADASFFKAHAGVRWLTPLGKTSFRLLSRLELGGIATDDLLKVPVSRRFYTGGDQTVRGYDYRSLATRDEEGELIGGRYLNVGSLELSGRIAEHWRGAVFADSGRAYDDPDESFSSSVGVGARWLSVIGEVRVDLAHPLDSDAENPIMLHISMGPPL; the protein is encoded by the coding sequence TTGAAACGACGAAATAACGGTCACGGTTTTACGGCAGCACTCGCTCACCATTGGGCCCTCAACGGGCTTGTGTTTTTTGTCTTAATTTTTCTTGCAAGCCCATCTGTATTGGCGAATGTGGAGGTTATTGTTACAGGGGGGGATAAAGCGTTAACGGATAATGTAAAAGCCCGTATCGGAGATGTTGATGATGCGGAACTTCGTAATCCAAGGCTTTTGGAGCGAAGGCTTAATAGTCTGGTAACCGATGCAGTCCAAGTATTGGGTTATTATCACTGCGAGTGGACGATTGAGCTGGCCCCTGACAAGGTCATAGTTGAGCTGGCCCCCGGGCCGCCAGTGGTTTTGCTGGCGCCTCACATAAAAATAAATGGCCCAGCTGCTGAACTGCCGGTATTCAATAAAATAATCAAAGATCATCCGCTTACGGCTGGAGAGCAGCTGGATCACTCTAAATATGACGCACTGAAAAAAGCGCTAATGCAGAAGGCGCAAAGTCTTGGCTTTTTCGATGCGAATTATACGGAAAGTGAACTTTTGGTGGATGTACGTCGTAATGATGCACAAATCAGACTGATGATGAAGAGTGGCGAGCGTTACCACTTTGGTGAGGTCACCTTTGATGGCAGTCAGCTTAGCTCTGAATTTCTACATACCATCGTGCCGTTTAAACAAGGGGCCCCTTATGAACGAGAGTTGCTGGTCTCCTTTCGAAGGAAACTATACGAAACGGGTTACTTTTCGTCGGTTTCGGTGGATACGGAACGGGTTGTTCGAGAGGGGCAGAAGCAGGTTAACCTAAAGGTGAGTGCAGAAGATACCAGCCAGCATCAATTTGAGGTGGGGCTAGGGTTTGACACCGACAATGGCCCAAGGGTGCGCTTTAACTGGGGCATGCCTGTTATTGGAACCAGAGGGCACGCCTGGAACTCTACCTTGGAAGTCTCGAAACCTGAACAAGAGGTCAGTGCCACCTACCGAATACCGTTGCAGAAGCCGCTGACACATTTTCTGATGTTTGATACCGGGTTCCTTCATCAGGAGATCGAAAGCACTGAGTCGAGCCTGTTTAATGTCGGCGTGGCAAGGCTTAACCTTAAAGAGAACAACTGGCAGCTGCGCTATGGTGTAAGTGCAGACTATGAACGTTATCGACAGTCTGATGATGATTGGGTTGATGTTTTTTATTTAGTGCCCAAAATTGGCTGGATGAGAAGTGAACTGGACAAAGGCCGCAGCCCGGCACATGGTTATCGATTGTGGCTAACGTTTTCTGGAAGTTCAACCGAACTGGGAGCTGATGCCAGTTTTTTTAAAGCGCATGCGGGTGTTCGTTGGCTTACCCCGCTAGGTAAAACATCCTTCAGGCTTCTTTCACGGCTGGAACTTGGGGGTATTGCAACAGACGATCTGCTTAAAGTGCCGGTTTCAAGGCGCTTCTATACCGGAGGTGATCAAACGGTTCGAGGCTATGACTACCGGTCTTTGGCAACTCGAGATGAAGAGGGCGAACTCATTGGTGGGCGCTACCTTAATGTTGGCAGCCTGGAGCTGAGTGGTCGAATTGCCGAGCATTGGCGGGGTGCTGTTTTTGCGGATTCTGGTCGGGCTTATGATGACCCTGACGAGTCATTCTCCAGCAGTGTGGGCGTTGGCGCTCGTTGGTTGTCTGTCATAGGTGAGGTGCGAGTTGATCTGGCACACCCATTAGATAGCGATGCCGAAAACCCTATCATGCTGCATATCTCCATGGGGCCACCGTTGTGA
- a CDS encoding translocation/assembly module TamB domain-containing protein, with amino-acid sequence MWLVVNFPSAVVIALKVLRWLLYVFGVVVLIGLAWLLSTREGTQFIAGVASQQLQELQLDDVEGYVLGDLTVGRLQWREESVVVTAHSVSLNWSPLCLLNNKLCIEPLYAARLEITVLPGTEDDSPADDGLPVISMPVGLVIDETHIKTLQLTIEGQSHIINGLKFSGRWVDTLLSLSDFAASYNGSDLKGLGLSGKGELDFSNPWISQFVGRVDYPLPADISQQPLAFEFELHGRQLAFDIKGQLSGDWPAQLSSTISFDDPRLPLSVSFDSPASWIVPLGSETTPLDISQFSADASLRDLSLEVESRLKTAYWSELTVSLDAQWIEDRLQLNSATIDSKYGQLQLQGAWVTSEQMPFDFSIQTHQLALHQISLPDSATPPVPYPVIFDSDWRISGTASERPNISFLLKRFAGQINQYPIEGHAAFSYDTEMWHVKELAASSGLNSLNISGSLGANGKEFKGVEAHFDIPEPERWIPELKGAVEGAVSLDGSIEKADISGRVTSSKLNYDDISVGAIEAEFDIVQSGFQPSMLVFSAEALTYQGVEIESTDWQLKGDINGTSVKAGVTLSDTGTATAQCDLTWELGQGSQNFTPPDKGQVESRCADVRWRSDTYPYSLLTVRNKTPIVVNWNFASKALLIEPFCLVDDDVEICNHKDATWDPVNGYSLWLNTEAQPLNQLIQRWNVKGLADNRIENVGLQGELSGFAKISQKTGGTIDAEIALRVPKLDLLLQRLRPQVYDSRSKHHLKDDSSPSVSIVFEPLTLSSTMQNENITMKAQFSSPQLGDAESQMRLTDIAKKRLLEGEFSLNELNLNFMQPLLPAVETLKGLFSSQLNVAGSLNKPNLSGQFRLSDGEFKSDYLPDRFHKIGVEGEFSQQQLDYSGSFKLSGGEASLSGNLNWQQEWVLNTSLTSESFDITPRSGVNLKLKPDLKLQLKQGFADLSGTLEVPHARIKLDKLPEGTKSVSSDAVVIGDSQEDSNASPWRYRADINLILGDDVYFRGFGVNTYLTGRLLLRQRPGRELVGIGEIATEDGFYTLFGQRLTVKEGLFIFNGPLDSPDLQLDAMRSIPSSAVKVGVKVTGPAAEPEVIFYSQPTMNESSIIYYLLTGRPPDQKSNNSALLNNMVLSAGVFGTSDFTEKMANKIGVTDLQISTQSDEEGTSLEVSGYVSPDIYLKYGTSLYDEAKTVAVRYRLQPNLFIEAAGGLSSSLDLIYQFEHR; translated from the coding sequence ATGTGGCTAGTGGTGAATTTCCCTTCAGCCGTCGTTATTGCATTAAAAGTGCTGCGATGGCTGCTCTATGTTTTCGGTGTGGTTGTGCTGATTGGTTTGGCATGGTTGTTATCAACCCGCGAAGGCACGCAGTTTATTGCCGGGGTTGCGAGCCAGCAGCTGCAAGAACTACAGCTGGATGATGTTGAAGGTTATGTACTGGGTGACTTAACGGTTGGCCGCTTGCAGTGGCGTGAAGAGTCAGTGGTGGTTACGGCTCACTCTGTCAGCCTGAACTGGTCACCACTCTGTTTATTGAATAATAAACTATGCATTGAGCCCCTCTATGCGGCACGCCTTGAAATCACGGTGCTACCCGGTACCGAGGATGATTCACCCGCTGATGATGGGCTACCGGTTATCTCTATGCCGGTAGGCCTTGTGATCGATGAAACCCATATTAAAACCCTGCAATTAACCATCGAGGGGCAGAGTCACATCATTAACGGCCTTAAGTTTTCCGGGCGTTGGGTAGATACCTTGCTTTCGCTGTCGGACTTTGCCGCCAGCTACAACGGATCAGATCTAAAAGGGCTGGGGTTATCTGGCAAAGGAGAGCTGGATTTTTCGAACCCGTGGATCAGTCAGTTTGTCGGGCGAGTGGACTATCCGCTTCCCGCTGATATAAGTCAACAGCCACTGGCGTTTGAATTTGAGCTGCATGGTCGTCAGTTAGCCTTTGACATAAAAGGTCAGCTGTCTGGCGATTGGCCGGCACAGCTTTCGTCAACAATCTCTTTTGATGACCCTCGTTTGCCGTTGTCGGTAAGTTTCGACTCACCTGCATCATGGATTGTTCCGCTAGGCAGTGAAACGACACCGCTGGATATTTCGCAGTTCTCTGCTGATGCCAGTCTCCGAGACCTGTCCCTTGAGGTGGAAAGCCGTCTGAAAACTGCCTATTGGAGTGAGTTAACGGTTTCGCTCGATGCACAATGGATAGAAGATCGCTTGCAACTGAATAGCGCTACTATCGACTCTAAATATGGTCAGCTACAACTGCAGGGGGCATGGGTTACTAGCGAGCAGATGCCGTTTGATTTCAGTATACAAACTCACCAGCTCGCCCTCCATCAAATCAGTCTTCCTGACTCTGCGACTCCGCCAGTGCCGTATCCTGTTATTTTTGACAGCGACTGGCGTATTTCAGGCACTGCTAGTGAGAGGCCAAATATCAGCTTTTTGCTTAAGCGCTTTGCAGGGCAAATTAACCAATACCCCATTGAGGGGCATGCTGCATTCAGCTATGACACTGAAATGTGGCATGTGAAAGAGCTTGCCGCGTCTTCGGGGCTTAACAGCCTTAATATTAGTGGTTCATTGGGCGCGAATGGTAAAGAGTTCAAGGGGGTTGAAGCGCATTTTGACATTCCCGAACCGGAACGCTGGATACCGGAGTTGAAAGGTGCCGTTGAAGGGGCGGTCAGTCTTGATGGCTCAATCGAAAAAGCTGACATTAGTGGAAGGGTGACATCCAGCAAGCTGAATTATGATGACATATCCGTAGGTGCTATTGAGGCGGAGTTTGACATTGTGCAGTCGGGTTTTCAACCGAGCATGCTGGTATTCAGCGCCGAGGCGTTAACCTACCAAGGCGTTGAGATTGAATCGACCGACTGGCAGTTAAAGGGTGATATTAATGGCACGTCTGTCAAAGCGGGGGTCACACTCAGTGACACAGGTACTGCCACTGCACAGTGTGACTTAACCTGGGAGCTGGGGCAGGGCAGCCAGAATTTTACGCCACCGGATAAGGGGCAAGTTGAAAGCCGGTGTGCAGATGTACGGTGGCGCTCAGATACCTATCCTTATTCACTGCTTACGGTTAGGAATAAAACCCCCATTGTTGTTAATTGGAATTTTGCCAGCAAGGCCCTGTTGATTGAACCGTTTTGCCTTGTCGATGATGATGTTGAGATCTGCAACCATAAAGACGCGACCTGGGACCCGGTTAATGGCTATTCATTATGGCTCAATACAGAAGCACAGCCTCTCAACCAACTTATTCAACGTTGGAACGTTAAGGGGTTAGCGGATAACCGTATTGAGAACGTAGGGCTACAGGGAGAACTCAGCGGGTTTGCCAAAATAAGTCAGAAAACCGGTGGCACCATTGATGCTGAAATCGCATTGCGTGTTCCAAAACTGGATCTGTTATTGCAGCGACTCAGACCGCAAGTCTATGACAGTCGCTCAAAGCACCACTTAAAAGATGACTCCAGCCCATCAGTGTCGATAGTTTTTGAGCCACTGACCCTTTCATCGACCATGCAGAATGAAAATATCACCATGAAGGCTCAGTTCTCATCTCCCCAGTTAGGTGATGCCGAAAGCCAGATGAGACTGACTGATATTGCTAAAAAACGGTTACTGGAGGGTGAATTTTCGCTAAACGAGCTGAACCTGAACTTTATGCAGCCACTTTTGCCTGCTGTTGAGACGCTTAAGGGGCTGTTCTCGAGTCAGTTAAATGTGGCGGGATCGCTTAATAAGCCAAATTTATCAGGGCAATTCAGGCTGTCTGATGGTGAGTTTAAGAGCGACTATTTACCCGACCGTTTTCATAAGATTGGTGTAGAGGGAGAATTCAGTCAGCAGCAGCTTGATTACAGTGGCTCGTTTAAGCTGTCGGGTGGTGAAGCCAGTTTAAGTGGGAACCTTAACTGGCAACAAGAGTGGGTATTGAATACCTCTTTAACCTCAGAGTCGTTCGACATTACGCCTCGCTCAGGTGTTAATCTCAAGTTAAAACCGGATCTGAAGCTACAGCTTAAACAGGGCTTTGCCGACTTATCCGGGACGCTGGAAGTGCCTCATGCTCGAATTAAGCTGGACAAGCTCCCTGAAGGCACTAAATCGGTCTCCAGTGATGCGGTTGTCATTGGAGATAGTCAGGAGGATTCCAATGCTAGCCCATGGCGTTACCGGGCAGATATCAATTTGATTCTGGGTGATGATGTGTATTTCAGAGGTTTTGGTGTGAACACCTATCTCACAGGCCGGTTATTGTTGAGGCAACGACCGGGGCGTGAGCTGGTTGGTATAGGGGAGATTGCGACAGAAGACGGTTTCTATACCCTATTTGGTCAGCGCTTAACGGTTAAAGAGGGGCTTTTCATATTCAATGGCCCGCTTGATTCACCCGACCTTCAGCTTGACGCGATGCGCTCTATTCCTAGCAGCGCTGTGAAAGTGGGGGTGAAGGTAACCGGACCAGCGGCTGAACCGGAGGTGATCTTTTATTCGCAACCGACTATGAACGAAAGCAGTATTATTTACTATTTGCTAACCGGACGGCCCCCTGATCAAAAGTCAAATAACTCGGCTCTTTTAAATAATATGGTGCTATCTGCGGGGGTCTTTGGTACAAGCGACTTTACCGAGAAAATGGCCAACAAGATAGGCGTTACTGATCTGCAAATAAGTACTCAGTCAGATGAGGAGGGTACCAGCCTGGAGGTGAGTGGTTACGTGTCTCCTGATATTTACTTGAAATACGGTACAAGCCTTTATGATGAGGCGAAAACAGTGGCCGTGCGTTACCGGCTTCAGCCTAACCTGTTTATTGAAGCGGCAGGCGGACTCAGCAGCTCGCTGGATCTTATATACCAGTTTGAGCATCGTTAA